A stretch of Oreochromis aureus strain Israel breed Guangdong linkage group 11, ZZ_aureus, whole genome shotgun sequence DNA encodes these proteins:
- the osgin2 gene encoding oxidative stress-induced growth inhibitor 2, which produces MPLLEETTLPQEHPPTVPVVIIGNGPSGICLSYLLSGYKPYLDPATVHPNPILYRKLQDTKHLPITEQDLEYLSEGLEGRSSNPVAVLFDTLLHPNADFGYKFPSVLQWRRDKQQHIPHLVLGRGTPGGAWHAMEGSMLTISLGIWMELPGVNYKDLTNGKRRDVTSDRATPEEISSYYCNYVKLKGLQKNFVDNTYVTSIQKLYRGHDGEGLENGHTHQGDGGVGDGVNERFEGNGEVCVMSGGGGALWEVRGYQQVQNDTHVPFCLFAENVVLATGASDSPVRLGVEGEDLPFVFHSISDLGLAVSQRKLDKNSDPVLIVGAGLSAADAVLCACNSNIRVLHVFRKRIDDSDLIFKQLPKTLYPEYHKVYNMMCSQAYTNVAPSSASNRPQAVSIASSVCAKMCPKPQLAAGNVAGNASVNLFPDYTSFPEHCVVSFQSDMKCLLQGNNSLKAFKISMVLVLIGTNPDLFFLKGQGQYLGQDPTRPISCKQNPIDIDPYTFECTKEPGLFAMGPLVGDNFVRFLKGGALGIASCLLKRLKKKGKLISNGGNNIM; this is translated from the exons ATGCCTCTCCTGGAAGAGACCACTCTGCCACAAGAGCACCCACCCACTGTTCCTGTGGTCATCATAG GCAACGGGCCATCGGGTATTTGTTTGTCCTACCTGCTGAGTGGATACAAGCCGTACTTAGACCCAGCAACTGTCCACCCAAACCCAATACTATACAGGAAACTACAGGACACCAAGCATCTACCCATTACTGAACag gatCTGGAATATCTGAGTGAAGGTCTTGAGGGGAGGTCAAGTAATCCGGTGGCTGTGCTTTTCGACACACTCCTGCATCCTAATGCTGACTTTGGCTACAAATTCCCTTCTGTCCTTCAGTGGAGGAGGGACAAGCAGCAACACATCCCACATCTGGTTCTGGGCAGGGGAACACCTGGGGGTGCTTGGCAT GCAATGGAAGGCTCCATGCTGACTATTAGTCTTGGCATCTGGATGGAGCTCCCCGGGGTCAACTACAAAGACCTGACCAATGGGAAACGCAG GGATGTAACCAGTGACAGAGCCACACCAGAGGAGATTTCATCCTATTACTGTAACTATGTGAAGCTAAAGGGTCTTCAAAAGAACTTTGTTGACAACACCTACGTGACCTCCATCCAGAAACTCTACCGGGGGCATGATGGAGAAGGTCTTGAAAACGGTCACACTCATCAAGGAGATGGAGGGGTGGGAGATGGAGTGAATGAGAGATTTGAGGGAAATGGAGAAGTGTGCGTAATGAGTGGAGGAGGGGGGGCTCTGTGGGAAGTAAGGGGATACCAGCAGGTGCAGAATGACACTCACGTCCCTTTCTGCCTGTTTGCTGAAAATGTAGTCCTGGCCACCGGTGCTTCCGACTCACCAGTTCGACTGGGTGTAGAGGGGGAGGATCTGCCTTTTGTGTTCCACAGTATCTCAGACCTAGGCTTGGCAGTTAGCCAGAGGAAACTGGATAAGAACTCCGATCCCGTTCTAATCGTGGGTGCTGGTTTAAGCGCTGCCGATGCAGTTCTGTGTGCTTGCAACAGCAACATTCGAGTGTTGCATGTTTTTCGCAAGAGAATCGACGACTCAGACCTCATCTTTAAGCAGCTTCCCAAGACACTGTACCCAGAGTACCACAAAGTCTACAACATGATGTGCTCTCAGGCTTACACAAACGTGGCTCCCTCTTCTGCTTCTAACAGACCCCAGGCAGTTAGTATTGCCTCTTCAGTATGTGCCAAGATGTGCCCAAAGCCTCAGCTTGCTGCGGGTAATGTGGCTGGTAACGCTAGTGTTAACCTGTTTCCCGACTACACCAGTTTCCCCGAACACTGTGTGGTGTCCTTCCAGTCTGACATGAAATGTCTGCTGCAGGGAAACAACTCCCTCAAGGCATTCAAGATCTCCATGGTCCTGGTTCTGATTGGGACCAACCCAGACTTATTTTTCTTGAAGGGGCAAGGCCAGTACCTGGGTCAGGATCCAACAAGACCCATCTCCTGCAAGCAAAATCCAATAGATATCGACCCCTACACCTTTGAGTGCACCAAGGAGCCAGGTCTGTTTGCCATGGGCCCACTGGTGGGAGACAACTTTGTTCGCTTTTTGAAGGGTGGTGCGTTAGGCATCGCCTCCTGTTTGCTGAAGAGACTCAAGAAGAAAGGGAAGCTCATCAGCAACGGAGGAAACAACATAATGTGA
- the nbn gene encoding nibrin, with the protein MWILTPQQPRDEACYLLPGKEYVVGRKNCDILLPSDQSISRAHAHLSATEQTLTLKDTSKYGTFVNNQQITTPVNLKSGDLVTFGVFQSKFSVVHLQPVVCSSCLDNAGQASLSQAVLALGGKLVGSWSQDCTHLVMSSIKVTIKTISALLCCCPIVKPEFFSELSRAVQQKLPPPKAESFIPEIDEPSLNKDDVNLGAVPLRKQLYSGRTFIFLSAKQLKRLRAAVSFGGGRSQLLEEGSLPRDLLESPLSCVVDFTTGASQTLLSPSATEWANSVKSIVERKGLRVITESEIGLAAIYASCEKYCNPSSSDSDSVPKVTPRIPSASLSQSVAVDETVLPAASQNITAYAANTETSQRMRVCEVTGVTSVGETPEKKPHQYASQLRGSSLVAQKTTTQCVVDETMSSSFTAAANAESQKKKSESKLAGEDGFDIRPQPSTPKTNSGTKTFPPKQSPQKPKISSQASPQKQSTLTAFFQPASKKRHLEDEPSAVTSDPKRPALESSVTARAPHTSATSEEIPSHRGRATVSQTPLGSGADLFTGRSEARSEEPRSRKRKEMEDVIQMEELESIMSEDMDCFDEQPSINKGQQAKHEHSSAKQKQVLNSAEFSSKRQRVHLEKNGITNQRPQAGAEKESSLQKDSQRSEQHAVRIKTEPADPADYTTANYGSSKPEEMSSASTSKDVIPFEEDDVSFIEDLELLNADIPQPKEETKSPLKPVVIKQEVQESKIDEDLPKKLLLVEFKSLTVAAPPKAKQNQTQGNGHIKNFKCFRKNRVPGSEGFHHIIGGSDLLVHNRGKNSDLDEWLKDAAEEEQQSRRDETIGDDLFRYNPTKLSKRR; encoded by the exons ATGTGGATACTGACGCCCCAGCAGCCTAGAG ATGAGGCCTGCTATCTCCTCCCGGGTAAAGAGTACGTGGTGGGCCGAAAGAATTGTGACATCCTTCTTCCGAGTGACCAGTCTATCAGCAGGGCTCACGCTCACCTAAGTGCAACAGAGCAG ACCCTGACTCTGAAAGACACCTCCAAGTATGGTACATTTGTCAACAACCAACAGATTACAACACCAGTGAACCTGAAATCAGGGGATTTAGTAACTTTTGGGGTTTTTCAAAGCAAATTCAG TGTGGTTCATCTGCAGCCAGTCGTGTGTTCATCGTGTTTGGACAACGCAGGCCAAGCATCGCTCTCTCAGGCCGTGCTAGCTTTGGGTGGTAAGCTGGTCGGCAGCTGGTCTCAGGACTGCACCCACCTGGTTATGTCTTCTATTAAAGTCACCATTAAG ACCATTTCTGCTCTGCTGTGCTGCTGTCCCATCGTGAAGCCAGAGTTTTTCTCAGAGCTCAGCAGAGCTGTTCAGCAGAAGTTACCGCCTCCTAAAGCCGAGAG cTTCATTCCTGAGATCGATGAGCCCAGCTTGAATAAAGACGATGTTAATCTTGGAGCGGTTCCACTTCGCAAACAGCTTTACAGTGGACGGACCTTTATTTTCCTTAGCGCCAAACAG CTGAAGCGCCTTCGTGCGGCAGTGAGTTTTGGAGGTGGCAGGAGTCAGCTGCTGGAGGAGGGCAGCCTGCCCCGTGACCTGCTGGAGTCTCCGTTGAGCTGTGTGGTTGATTTTACAACAGGTGCCTCCCAAACTCTGCTGTCTCCCTCCGCAACAGAGTGGGCAAACTCTGTGAAGAGCATCGTTgaaag AAAAGGCCTTCGAGTCATCACAGAGTCTGAAATCGGTCTGGCTGCCATCTATGCTTCCTGTGAAAAATACTGCAATCCCTCAAGCTCAGATTCAG ACTCTGTACCAAAAGTGACACCCAGAATCCCGAGCGCCTCGCTGTCACAGAGCGTAGCTGTGGATGAGACCGTGTTACCCGCAGCATCGCAGAACATCACGGCGTACGCAGCGAACACAGAGACATCACAGAG gATGCGGGTTTGTGAGGTCACCGGGGTGACATCGGTAGGGGAGACGCCTGAGAAGAAGCCGCACCAGTATGCCAGTCAGCTCCGTGGATCCAGCCTCGTGGCTCAGAAAACGACCACTCAGTGTGTTGTGGATGAAACAATGAGCTCATCGTTCACCGCTGCAGCAAACGCAGAGtcacagaagaagaagtctGAATCCAAGCTAGCAG gTGAAGACGGTTTTGACATCAGACCACAGCCATCAACTCCTAAGACTAACAGTGGCACCAAGACTTTCCCTCCGAAGCAGTCTCCTCAGAAACCAAAAATCTCTTCACAAGCTTCTCCGCAGAAACAGTCGACTCTGACCGCTTTCTTTCAGCCAGCCAGCAAGAAAAG GCATTTGGAGGACGAGCCCTCGGCTGTCACGTCAGACCCAAAGCGACCTGCACTAGAATCATCCGTCACTGCTCGGGCACCACACACCTCAGCCACGTCTGAGGAAATCCCCTCACACAGAGGCCGTGCTACTGTGTCCCAGACTCCACTCGGGTCAGGAGCTGATTTGTTCACAGGACGGTCAGAGGCTCGCTCAGAGGAACCACGGAGTAGAAAGAGGAAGGAGATGGAAGATGTGATACAGATGGAGGAACTGGAGTCCATTATGTCTGAAGATATGGACTGCTTTGATGAGCAACCCTCAATTAATAAAGGCCAGCAAGCCAAACATGAGCACAGTTCAGCTAAACAGAAACAAGTTTTAAATAGTGCGGAGTTTTCGAGCAAGAGGCAACGGGTCCACCTAGAGAAAAATGGGATAACCAATCAAAGGCCACAGGCGGGCGCAGAGAAAGAATCGAGTTTGCAGAAGGACAGCCAGCGATCTGAACAGCACGCTGTCCGTATTAAGACAGAGCCAGCTGACCCAGCTGACTACACAACGGCTAATTATGGGTCGAGTAAACCAGAAGAAATGTCATCAGCTAGTACAAGTAAAGATGTGATTCCTTTTGAAGAAGATGATGTGTCCTTCATTGAG gatttAGAACTACTCAATGCAGATATTCCTCAGCCTAAAGAAGAGACTAAAAGCCCTCTGAAACCAGTTGTGATCAAACAGGAGGTCCAA GAGTCAAAGATCGATGAAGACCTTCCTAAGAAGCTGCTGTTGGTGGAGTTTAAATCTCTCACCGTGGCAGCTCCTCCCAAAGCCAAGCAAAATCAGACGCAGGGCAACGGCCACATAAAGAACTTCAAATGTTTCCGCAAG AATCGTGTGCCGGGCTCGGAGGGCTTTCATCACATTATTGGAGGATCTGATCTGCTGGTTCACAACCGGGGCAAGAACTCTGATCTGGATGAATGGCTGAAAGATGCAGCTGAG GAGGAGCAACAGAGCAGGAGGGACGAGACCATAGGAGATGATCTCTTTAG gTACAACCCCACCAAACTAAGCAAGAGAAGATGA
- the msmp2 gene encoding prostate-associated microseminoprotein, with product MANTTSMLLALLSFLSATVPCFSAYSSGECFFNTKGTCEHMGQMYGIGESWITSDCYQCVCMEPFGVGCCDHGSQPVDYPDWCEVIRKPDSCTSVAVMKVNHKLPCLWGQGRLRTAAGQPWKSDNDPLF from the exons ATGGCAAACACCACAAGTATGCTCCTGGCTCTACTGTCTTTCCTGAGTGCCACTGTGCCATGCTTTTCTGCGTACAGCAGTGGCGAATGCTTCTTCAACACTAAAG ggACCTGTGAACACATGGGACAGATGTACGGGATAGGAGAAAGCTGGATCACCAGTGACTGCTACCAGTGTGTTTGCATGGAGCCTTTTGGAGTGGGATGCTGTGACCA TGGATCTCAGCCTGTGGACTATCCAGATTGGTGTGAGGTCATCCGTAAGCCGGATTCTTGCACCAGCGTTGCAGTGATGAAAGTCAATCACAAACTGCCGTGCCTCTGGGGACAAGGCCGTCTCAGGACAGCTGCAGGGCAGCCGTGGAAATCTGACAACGATCCCTTATTTTGA